The following are encoded together in the Oncorhynchus gorbuscha isolate QuinsamMale2020 ecotype Even-year linkage group LG03, OgorEven_v1.0, whole genome shotgun sequence genome:
- the znfx1 gene encoding NFX1-type zinc finger-containing protein 1 — MGYKTLEELSGKEPSEIAITLASSYGLQALLDEREMRKDLVQLLCQVLCKAFLSKTDRQTIQHLAGLIKHSGFLRTILPHYVMGMGSEFDLTRREQYPQHLDNIITLLAEVLRIFPASSTQAVSMIVALFRPVINSLRAVGVDVLEQMEENLEKIQVLVEHLQERAREGTLKSDNYSFITPQEDAPPGEADFRTLSIYPTPKEFHQEQRPFLRPNLILKRYASGLLYLDTHFRLMREDFVRPLREGIQKLLQSQQDLGNKDVPLRKRRFDDITVYFDTRLVVPMCTRSGLAYKVQFDSKPLKFVRWQNSKRLIYGSLVCMSSDNFETFLFATVSDRDPKELEKGFVQIIFSTESRRALAGVEAHQSFLMVETTAYFEAYRYVLEGLQELEVEDLPFQRYIVECSSEVHPPAYLPMGDTYDLSAIAVPEFKSSRIHTLDPDAWPPMEQLGLDESQMRALQLALTKELAIIQGPPGTGKTYTGLKIAQALLTNQEVWKGVFDSSPMLVVCYTNHALDQFLEGRAPFPRHTELWINSEALKRFTLGELKRSHDFRRRLPQHLRRANSEIYDALRTEETKIQTQSVQLECSLRGVLREMFLQRFISEEHWDSLSLQPALDGFESYGGKKPSMIMEWLGLGSTAFQQRTPHPQNDNADGEMDEDEEEEEDLIEIAEEADLIQMERFVEVSDMHHSHDDDRRKMEETVRDMAEMMLAMNLENTLIHAEQSEEGWEIQRVQKRKMKHRIRRELGSSSAMSEDEEDTILDVWTLSLPDRWRLYRLWVGRYRTELRMRAQQAEQDYQDAAERLAEIRLREDLCVLKEAKVIGMTTTGAARWRKALQEVRPRLVIVEEAAEVLEAHTITTLSQACQHLILIGDHQQLRPSATVFELAKNFNLEVSMFERLIRMDFPYVRLNYQHRMRPDIARLLVPHIYSELENHPSVMDYDNIKGLLSNMFFVEHNYPEEEIRDGKSRQNLHEAFFVVALCRYLLLQEYQPSQITILTTYTGQLHCLRKLMPAKEFNGVKVHVVDKYQGEENDIVLLSLVRSNKEGKVGFLNIPNRVCVALSRAKKGLYCIGNMAMLGKVKLWSNILHTLREKDQVGPALTLCCQNHPERHIKAFCGDDFKHAPEGGCNLPCEFRLNCGHVCSSACHPYDQEHKKYTCNKKCQKVLCELGHRCKLLCYKKCPKDCLTQVEKIVPRCQHKQMVPCHQAPEQFVCQEPCQKMLVCGHLCATVCGESCTITCMATVTLELKCGHKQEGPCHYRRSTVQPDCREPCKQILKCGHPCPGSCQRCHQGRFHLGCFHRCDKLLVCSHKCREPCTRDCPSCPILCENRCIHSACKKPCGQPCAPCIEPCAWQCPHQGCSKLCHEPCDRPPCTQPCTKTLQCGHPCIGLCGDPCPNKCRVCHREDVMEIFFGTEDDAEACFIQLDGCGHIFESTSMDIYMGMDDNQQATEEQLAVKLKECPRCRTPIRRNLRYGAYVNRSLAVIEKVKEKINGAQSDIAAQKAVLKQQWIDKEDLQRYLPMEYIQIEKKLRASHLTAKELWITENKMAFLERVGKLLKISREHMSSAEVFHFNEKVEEFLKWLMDCYQKFSDQQASDLQRELQRLSFLAELNARCKMAKDAGRGVKVQAEVTAIREVLERMQPFTPQDEDSVKQALKDLAEKLPSSGLGISDDERKMILSAMSLPKGHWYSCPNGHVYAIGECGGAMMSRNCPECNATIGGANHALASGNRVASEMDGAQHPAWSEANNMLNFGLMNLAD, encoded by the exons AGAAATAGCCATTACTCTTGCCTCCAGTTATGGACTGCAAGCTCTACTCGACGAACGAGAGATGCGAAAGGACCTCGTTCAGCTCCTCTGCCAAGTCCTCTGCAAGGCCTTCTTGTCCAAAACTGACCGTCAAACTATACAGCACTTGGCTGGCTTAATCAAGCATTCTGGATTCCTCCGAACCATCCTGCCCCATTATGTGATGGGAATGGGGTCAGAGTTCGACCTCACTCGCCGGGAACAGTACCCCCAGCACTTGGACAACATCATTACCCTTCTCGCTGAGGTGCTCAGGATATTCCCGGCTAGCTCGACCCAGGCCGTGTCCATGATAGTGGCCCTCTTCAGACCAGTCATCAACAGCCTGCGAGCTGTGGGGGTGGATGTCCTGGAGCAGATGGAGGAGAATTTGGAGAAGATCCAGGTCCTGGTGGAGCACCTCCAGGAGAGAGCCAGGGAGGGCACCCTAAAATCGGACAACTACTCCTTCATCACCCCCCAGGAGGACGCCCCACCTGGGGAGGCCGACTTCAGGACCTTGTCCATCTACCCCACCCCCAAGGAGTTCCACCAGGAACAGAGGCCCTTCCTCAGGCCCAACCTCATCTTGAAACGCTATGCCAGCGGACTGCTGTACCTGGACACGCACTTCCGGCTCATGCGAGAGGACTTTGTGAGACCTCTTCGAGAGGGCATCCAGAAGCTGCTTCAGAGCCAGCAGGACCTGGGTAATAAAGACGTCCCTTTGAGGAAGAGGCGCTTCGATGACATCACAGTGTACTTTGACACGCGACTGGTGGTTCCAATGTGCACCCGGTCTGGTTTGGCCTATAAGGTCCAGTTTGACTCCAAACCTCTTAAG TTTGTCCGCTGGCAGAACTCCAAGCGGCTGATATATGGGTCCCTAGTCTGCATGTCCAGTGACAACTTTGAGACTTTCCTGTTTGCCACTGTGTCGGACCGGGACCCCAAGGAGCTAGAGAAGGGCTTTGTCCAGATCATTTTCTCAACGGAGAGCAGGCGAGCCCTGGCCGGAGTGGAGGCCCACCAGTCCTTCCTCATGGTGGAGACAACCGCCTACTTTGAGGCCTACCGCTACGTCCTCGAGGGGCTGCAGGAGCTGGAAGTAGAGGATCTGCCCTTCCAGAG GTATATAGTGGAATGTAGCTCAGAGGTCCACCCTCCTGCCTACCTGCCAATGGGGGATACATATGACCTGTCTGCTATTGCGGTGCCTGAGTTTAAGAGCAGCCGCATCCACACCCTGGATCCTGATGCCTGGCCCCCCATGGAGCAGCTGGGATTGGACGAGTCCCAGATGAGAGCACTTCAGCTCGCCCTCACCAAGGAGCTGGCAATCATCCAGGGACCCCCAGGCACAG GGAAGACCTACACAGGACTAAAGATCGCCCAagctcttttgaccaatcaggagGTGTGGAAAGGTGTCTTTGACTCCTCCCCAATGCTGGTGGTTTGTTATACCAACCACGCTCTAGACCAGTTCCTGGAAGGTAGGGCTCCTTTTCCCCGACATACTGAACTATGGAT CAACAGTGAGGCCCTGAAGC gtttcactCTGGGGGAGCTGAAAAGGTCCCATGACTTCCGCCGCAGACTACCGCAACATCTTCGCCGTGCCAACAGTGAG ATCTATGATGCACTGCGGACCGAAGAGACTAAGATCCAGACTCAGTCTGTGCAGCTGGAGTGCAGTCTACGAGGCGTTCTGAGGGAAATGTTCCTTCAGAGGTTCATCTCAGAGGAGCACTGGGATAGTCTGTCCCTCCAGCCT GCACTGGATGGTTTTGAGAGCTATGGTGGGAAGAAGCCGTCTATGATAATGGAGTGGCTGGGGTTAGGTTCCACTGCCTTCCAGCAGAGGACACCACATCCTCAAAATGACAATGCAG ATGGGGAAATGGacgaagatgaggaggaggaggaggacctgatcGAGATAGCGGAGGAGGCAGACCTGATCCAGATGGAACGCTTTGTAGAAGTCTCAGACATGCATCATAGTCACGATGATGACCgaagaaagatggaggagacagTCAGGGATATGGCGGAAATGATGCTGGCCATGAACCTGGAGAACACTCTGATACATGCAGAGCAGAGTGAAGAAGGCTGGGAG ATACAGCGGGTGCAGAAGAGGAAGATGAAACATCGTATTAGGAGAGAGCTGGGCAGCAGCTCAGCCATGAGTGAAGATGAGGAAGACACCATTCTGGATGTGTGGACTCTTAGTCTGCCAGACAGATGGAGACTGTACCG GTTATGGGTGGGGCGTTATCGGACGGAGCTGCGTATGCGAGCCCAGCAGGCAGAGCAGGACTATCAGGATGCTGCCGAGCGTCTGGCTGAGATTCGTCTCCGTGAGGACTTATGTGTCCTGAAGGAAGCCAAGGTCATCGGCATGACGACCACAGGGGCTGCTAGATGGCGCAAAGCTTTGCAGGAAGTGCGCCCCCGCCTAGTGATCGTGGAAGAGGCTGCAGAGGTACTGGAGgcccacaccatcaccactctGAGCCAGGCCTGCCAGCACCTCATTCTCATTGGAGACCACCAACAG CTCCGGCCCAGTGCAACAGTGTTCGAACTGGCCAAGAACTTCAATCTTGAAGTGTCCATGTTTGAGAGGCTGATCAGGATGGACTTTCCATACGTCAGACTTAACTACCAG CATCGCATGAGGCCAGACATTGCCCGTCTCCTGGTCCCGCACATCTACTCTGAGCTAGAGAACCACCCCTCAGTGATGGACTATGACAACATTAAG GGTCTTCTCTCCAACATGTTCTTTGTGGAGCATAACTACCCGGAGGAGGAGATCAGGGATGGAAAGAGTCGCCAGAACCTCCACGAGGCCTTCTTTGTGGTAGCGTTGTGTCGCTACCTCCTGTTACAGGAATACCAGCCATCCCAGATCACCATCCTCACCACTTACACTGGCCAACTCCATTGTCTGCGCAAACTCATGccagccaaagagttcaatgggGTAAAAGTTCATGTTGTTGACAAATACCAAGGAGAGGAGAATGATATTGTCCTGCTGTCGCTGGTTCGAAGTAACAAAGAGGGGAAGGTGGGCTTCTTGAACATCCCCAACCGCGTCTGTGTGGCCCTGTCACGGGCTAAGAAGGGTCTCTACTGCATTGGAAACATGGCCATGTTGGGAAAAGTCAAGCTTTGGAGCAACATCCTGCACACACTGCGAGAGAAAGACCAAGTGGGCCCTGCCCTGACCCTGTGCTGCCAGAACCACCCTGAGCGACACATTAAAGCATTCTGCGGCGACGACTTCAAACATGCTCCTGAGGGAGGCTGCAACCTGCCCTGCGAGTTCCGCTTGAACTGTGGTCACGTGTGCTCCAGTGCTTGCCACCCGTACGACCAAGAGCACAAGAAGTACACATGTAACAAGAAGTGCCAGAAGGTCCTCTGTGAGCTGGGGCATCGATGCAAACTTCTGTGCTACAAGAAGTGCCCTAAAGACTGCCTTACGCAGGTAGAGAAAATTGTACCGCGATGCCAGCACAAGCAGATGGTGCCCTGTCACCAGGCTCCAGAGCAGTTTGTGTGCCAGGAGCCGTGTCAGAAGATGCTGGTGTGTGGCCATCTATGTGCCACTGTGTGTGGGGAGTCCTGCACCATCACCTGCATGGCAACAGTCACCTTGGAGCTCAAGTGTGGACACAAGCAAGAAGGTCCCTGTCATTATAGGAGATCTACAGTACAGCCGGACTGCAGGGAACCTTGCAAACAGATACTGAAGTGTGGCCACCCCTGTCCTGGTTCCTGCCAGAGATGCCACCAGGGCCGCTTCCACTTGGGCTGTTTCCACCGATGTGATAAGCTCCTAGTCTGCTCCCACAAGTGTCGGGAGCCCTGTACACGTGACTGCCCTTCCTGTCCAATTCTCTGTGAGAATCGCTGCATCCACAGTGCCTGTAAGAAGCCCTGCGGCCAGCCCTGTGCCCCCTGCATAGAGCCCTGTGCCTGGCAATGTCCTCACCAGGGCTGCAGCAAACTCTGCCATGAGCCTTGTGACCGTCCACCCTGCACCCAGCCCTGCACCAAAACCTTGCAGTGTGGGCACCCCTGCATCGGCCTGTGTGGAGACCCCTGCCCCAACAAGTGCCGTGTTTGCCACCGCGAGGATGTTATGGAGATCTTCTTTGGTACGGAGGACGATGCTGAGGCCTGCTTTATTCAGCTGGACGGCTGCGGACACATCTTTGAGTCCACGTCCATGGATATATACATGGGGATGGATGACAACCAGCAGGCTACCGAGGAGCAGCTCGCAGTAAAGTTGAAGGAGTGCCCCAGGTGTCGCACTCCCATCCGCAGGAATCTCCGGTACGGGGCTTACGTCAACCGGAGTCTGGCGGTAATTGAGAAAGTTAAGGAGAAGATTAATGGAGCACAGTCAGATATTGCGGCACAAAAGGCGGTCCTTAAGCAGCAATGGATTGACAAGGAGGACTTGCAAAGGTATCTACCAATGGAGTACATACAGATCGAGAAAAAACTAAGGGCCTCTCACCTCACAGCTAAGGAACTGTGGATCACGGAAAACAAGATGGCCTTCCTTGAGAGAGTTGGCAAGTTGCTGAAGATTAGTAGGGAGCACATGTCAAGTGCGGAAGTTTTCCACTTTAATGAGAAAGTCGAAGAGTTCCTGAAGTGGCTGATGGATTGTTACCAGAAGTTCTCGGATCAGCAGGCTTCTGATCtgcagagagagctacagaggcTCTCCTTTTTGGCCGAGCTCAACGCCCGCTGCAAGATGGCTAAGGACGCAGGTCGTGGGGTCAAGGTTCAGGCTGAGGTCACAGCCATAAGGGAGGTTCTGGAGAGAATGCAGCCATTCACTCCGCAAGACGAGGACTCTGTAAAGCAGGCACTGAAAGACTTGGCTGAAAAGCTACCAAGCTCTGGCCTGGGGATCAGTGATGATGAACGAAAGATGATACTCTCAGCCATGAGTTTGCCTAAAGGCCACTGGTACTCCTGCCCCAACGGTCACGTCTATGCCATCGGAGAATGTGGAGGCGCCATGATGAGCCGTAACTGCCCAGAGTGCAATGCTACGATCGGTGGAGCAAACCATGCTCTGGCAAGTGGCAACAGAGTGGCTTCAGAGATGGATGGGGCACAACACCCTGCGTGGTCTGAAGCTAACAATATGCTGAACTTTGGTCTGATGAACCTTGCTGATTAA